A window from Vibrio cortegadensis encodes these proteins:
- the dapD gene encoding 2,3,4,5-tetrahydropyridine-2,6-dicarboxylate N-succinyltransferase translates to MATFSLAFGTATKNRDGKIIEAFFPSPLLNPSDALVSAVAEVVGYTEGNQALEISAAQSEALVAVFTANNDTANASFAQKAAQSNQPLVAVILATDEKPQSVAEGFLKLQLISNRLVKPHGTVLDGIFGLLHNIAWTNQGPIDLPELAERQIDARLAGEALTVDCVDKFPKMVDYVVPTGIRIADTSRVRLGAHVGEGTTVMHEGFINFNAGTTGVSMVEGRISAGVVVGNGSDIGGGASIMGTLSGGGTMVISIGENCLLGANAGLGFPMGDRCTVESGLYVTAGTKVRMLDNQGQEVEIAKARDLAGKTDLLFRRNSITGQIECLTNKSAVELNSELHSNN, encoded by the coding sequence ATGGCGACTTTTTCTCTTGCCTTCGGCACAGCAACTAAAAACCGTGATGGAAAGATCATTGAAGCATTTTTTCCTAGCCCACTCTTAAACCCAAGCGATGCGCTCGTTTCTGCTGTCGCTGAAGTGGTTGGTTACACTGAAGGCAACCAAGCCCTTGAAATTTCAGCGGCTCAAAGCGAAGCGCTTGTTGCTGTATTCACAGCAAACAATGACACTGCAAATGCTTCTTTCGCTCAAAAAGCGGCGCAATCAAACCAGCCATTAGTTGCCGTTATTCTCGCAACAGATGAGAAGCCTCAATCGGTCGCGGAAGGTTTCCTTAAACTACAACTTATCTCAAACCGTCTAGTGAAACCACATGGCACAGTATTAGATGGCATTTTTGGTTTGCTACATAACATTGCATGGACAAACCAAGGCCCTATCGATTTACCTGAGCTTGCAGAACGTCAAATTGATGCTCGTCTTGCAGGTGAAGCGTTAACGGTCGATTGCGTTGATAAATTCCCTAAAATGGTCGATTACGTTGTTCCAACAGGAATTCGTATCGCTGATACTTCCCGTGTTCGCCTTGGCGCACATGTGGGTGAAGGCACAACTGTAATGCATGAAGGCTTCATCAACTTCAATGCTGGTACTACAGGTGTGAGCATGGTTGAAGGTCGAATTTCTGCAGGTGTTGTGGTTGGAAATGGTTCTGATATCGGTGGCGGTGCATCAATCATGGGTACACTGTCTGGTGGCGGTACTATGGTGATCTCTATCGGCGAGAACTGTCTGTTAGGGGCAAATGCTGGCCTTGGTTTCCCTATGGGCGATCGTTGTACGGTAGAGTCAGGTCTATACGTTACTGCAGGAACAAAAGTTCGCATGCTAGATAACCAAGGCCAAGAAGTAGAAATTGCTAAGGCACGTGACCTTGCTGGTAAGACTGATCTTCTTTTCCGTCGTAACTCAATTACTGGTCAAATTGAGTGCTTAACCAATAAATCTGCGGTTGAGCTAAACAGCGAACTTCACAGTAATAACTAA
- a CDS encoding NnrS family protein produces the protein MLNITDKSVEERIPAYLRLGFRPFFFLGSIYAVIAIIAWVIMFQNGQPDMLQVPALWWHVHEMLFGFSMAIVVGFVLTAVQTWTGVNGTKHHRLALLVMLWVIPRILFWTPAPLWFISSIEALFLALSAYEIGFRVVRSKGWKNLFFIPLFVLAIVANFASYATIKGMPPFSSAAVWQAMLWWFTLLLSVMGGRVIPFFTAKRFNFEKAQPLVWLEWVANLPLVSLFVLSFFPLTFSQIGQEVMLFAGIAQFVRFARWKPWTTLSEPLVWSLHSAYLCIPLSLVLRGVIDNPFVSHNMLHLFAIGGLGGVILAMIARVTMGHTGRAIYKGPSMWLAFSAVLLAALVRSLGVAFMPEQMMLMINISAVLWALSFGMFVWKFGMMLLTPRVDGHPG, from the coding sequence TTGCTAAATATTACAGACAAAAGTGTTGAAGAGCGTATTCCTGCCTATCTTCGCCTTGGTTTTCGTCCTTTCTTTTTCTTAGGCAGCATTTACGCTGTTATCGCGATTATTGCTTGGGTCATTATGTTCCAAAATGGCCAACCAGACATGCTGCAAGTCCCTGCTTTGTGGTGGCATGTGCATGAGATGCTGTTTGGATTTTCGATGGCGATTGTGGTGGGTTTTGTATTAACTGCAGTGCAAACATGGACTGGAGTCAATGGAACCAAACACCATCGTTTGGCTTTACTCGTCATGCTTTGGGTTATACCTCGAATTTTATTTTGGACTCCTGCTCCTCTATGGTTTATTTCATCCATTGAGGCTCTCTTCTTAGCGCTGTCGGCTTATGAGATCGGGTTTAGAGTGGTACGTTCTAAAGGATGGAAAAATCTGTTTTTCATTCCGCTCTTTGTGCTTGCCATTGTGGCTAACTTTGCTAGCTATGCCACGATAAAAGGAATGCCTCCATTTAGCTCTGCGGCTGTGTGGCAGGCGATGTTGTGGTGGTTTACATTATTATTGTCAGTGATGGGTGGGCGTGTGATCCCATTCTTTACGGCCAAACGCTTTAATTTCGAGAAAGCTCAACCATTGGTGTGGTTAGAGTGGGTGGCAAATTTGCCGTTAGTGAGCTTGTTCGTATTGAGCTTCTTCCCATTAACTTTTTCTCAAATTGGGCAAGAGGTGATGTTATTTGCCGGCATCGCGCAGTTTGTCCGTTTCGCTCGCTGGAAACCGTGGACAACTTTAAGTGAGCCGCTTGTCTGGAGCCTGCATAGTGCTTACCTGTGTATTCCATTAAGCTTGGTGTTGCGTGGCGTGATTGATAACCCATTTGTCAGCCATAACATGTTGCACTTATTTGCGATTGGCGGACTGGGTGGTGTGATTTTAGCGATGATAGCTCGAGTCACAATGGGCCATACGGGTCGTGCTATTTATAAAGGCCCAAGTATGTGGTTGGCCTTTTCTGCTGTTTTACTTGCGGCTTTAGTTCGTAGCTTAGGCGTCGCCTTTATGCCAGAGCAAATGATGCTGATGATCAATATTAGTGCTGTGTTATGGGCGCTGTCATTTGGTATGTTTGTGTGGAAGTTTGGAATGATGTTATTAACGCCAAGAGTTGATGGTCATCCTGGATAA